In Candidatus Methylomirabilota bacterium, the following proteins share a genomic window:
- a CDS encoding PCP reductase family protein — MKFLCVACDEAMRLQSTAGPDEGSLAVSFACPACGHRIAMLTNPWETQLVQSLGVKVGGRAAEAAPFADVRASLTHQRVAAFADEESGHAPASPAPAGSAEGPGCPFAAMIPGAGASASGGPAWTPEAEARIERVPTFIRPMARQAIERFARDRGYGTITDAVMDEARGALGM; from the coding sequence ATGAAGTTCCTCTGCGTCGCCTGCGACGAGGCAATGAGGCTCCAGTCCACGGCGGGTCCCGACGAGGGGTCGCTGGCGGTCAGCTTCGCGTGCCCGGCCTGCGGACACCGCATCGCCATGCTCACCAACCCGTGGGAGACTCAACTCGTGCAGTCACTCGGCGTCAAGGTCGGCGGGCGCGCCGCCGAGGCCGCGCCCTTCGCCGACGTGCGGGCGAGCCTGACGCATCAGCGCGTAGCGGCCTTCGCCGACGAGGAATCGGGGCACGCTCCCGCGTCGCCGGCTCCGGCCGGGTCGGCCGAAGGGCCGGGGTGTCCATTCGCGGCGATGATCCCCGGGGCGGGCGCGTCAGCCTCCGGGGGGCCCGCCTGGACGCCGGAGGCCGAGGCCCGGATCGAGCGCGTCCCGACGTTCATCCGCCCGATGGCCAGGCAGGCCATCGAGCGCTTCGCCCGGGATCGGGGCTACGGAACGATCACGGACGCCGTCATGGATGAAGCCCGCGGCGCCCTTGGCATGTGA
- a CDS encoding DUF502 domain-containing protein: MRNRVQSWFKVRFIAGFFVTVPVVLTAYVLWIFYREVDGLISPVYEQALGRHVPGLGFLTAIVIIFLMGVIATNVVGRRVLQWAERLLRRLPVFGRVYPAVQGVIEAFSPRRRGGFREFVIVEHPREGIYVYGFRTGEVRVEGTKPESLVTVYVPTNHLYLGDIVLVPRAGIVPTGLSIEEGIRIVLSAGTAAPRRISGAAVLPSDEGAK, translated from the coding sequence ATGCGGAACCGCGTGCAGTCCTGGTTCAAGGTCCGGTTCATCGCCGGCTTCTTCGTCACGGTGCCGGTCGTGCTCACCGCCTACGTCCTGTGGATCTTCTACCGCGAGGTCGACGGCCTCATCTCGCCGGTCTACGAGCAGGCCCTGGGCCGGCACGTCCCGGGCCTCGGGTTTCTGACCGCGATCGTCATCATCTTCCTGATGGGCGTGATCGCGACCAACGTGGTCGGGCGCCGGGTCCTCCAGTGGGCCGAGCGGCTGCTCCGTCGCCTCCCGGTCTTCGGCCGGGTCTATCCCGCCGTCCAGGGGGTGATCGAGGCGTTCTCCCCCCGGCGCCGCGGCGGCTTTCGCGAGTTCGTCATCGTCGAGCACCCCCGGGAGGGGATCTACGTCTACGGGTTTCGGACCGGCGAGGTCCGGGTCGAAGGCACCAAGCCGGAGTCGCTGGTGACCGTCTACGTGCCGACCAACCACCTCTACCTGGGCGACATCGTCCTGGTGCCCCGCGCCGGGATCGTGCCGACGGGACTCTCGATCGAAGAGGGGATCCGGATCGTCCTCTCGGCCGGCACCGCGGCGCCGCGCCGGATCAGCGGAGCGGCGGTCCTGCCGTCCGACGAGGGCGCCAAATGA
- a CDS encoding alpha/beta fold hydrolase translates to MRRNRALAVTLAVVGLLAVAVWAQPAPVTTELLRLRTPDGRETAGLVYTPAGRAPRGGVALVHGYGSNFYSGAPGHLARSLAERGFTTLTANMRDHDGGPKTTLFEESRWDIQAAVDELARRAPAPLALAGHSLGTNSVLFYVADTQDARLRAVVLLAGPGNAFEWNVRQLGRERARQTLEEAERLQREGRGKELMLIDLGPLGKALYSADHLVSLRGPRTKSDPYRNIARVTRPVLLVYAGDDRLVDPEVGRRLKAAAVNTPRADLVEVPGADHGFSRHQAEVATVVERWLGEVLRAAL, encoded by the coding sequence ATGCGCAGGAATCGCGCCCTCGCGGTCACGCTGGCGGTCGTCGGGCTGCTGGCGGTGGCCGTTTGGGCCCAGCCGGCTCCGGTCACGACCGAGCTCCTCCGCCTCCGCACCCCGGACGGTCGCGAGACCGCCGGCCTGGTCTACACTCCGGCCGGTCGAGCCCCGCGCGGGGGAGTGGCGCTGGTCCACGGCTACGGGTCCAATTTCTACTCGGGGGCCCCCGGACACCTCGCCCGAAGCCTGGCCGAGCGTGGCTTCACGACGCTCACCGCCAACATGCGGGACCACGACGGGGGACCCAAGACCACGCTGTTCGAGGAGAGCCGGTGGGACATCCAGGCCGCTGTCGACGAGCTCGCGCGACGAGCACCGGCGCCGCTCGCGCTCGCCGGCCACAGCCTGGGGACCAACAGCGTGCTCTTCTACGTCGCCGACACCCAGGACGCGCGCCTCCGGGCGGTCGTGCTCCTGGCCGGACCCGGCAACGCCTTCGAGTGGAACGTCCGGCAGCTCGGGCGCGAGCGGGCCCGGCAGACGCTCGAGGAGGCGGAGCGGCTCCAGCGCGAGGGGCGCGGCAAGGAGCTGATGCTGATCGACCTCGGTCCGCTCGGGAAAGCCCTCTACTCGGCGGATCACCTGGTCAGTCTCCGGGGACCCCGGACCAAGTCGGACCCGTACCGGAACATCGCCCGGGTGACGCGGCCGGTCCTCCTCGTCTATGCCGGAGACGACCGCCTCGTCGACCCCGAGGTCGGCCGCCGCCTCAAGGCGGCCGCCGTCAACACGCCCCGGGCCGACCTCGTCGAGGTCCCCGGCGCCGACCACGGCTTTTCCCGGCATCAGGCGGAGGTCGCCACCGTCGTGGAGCGATGGCTCGGCGAGGTTCTGCGCGCCGCCCTTTGA